A single genomic interval of Theropithecus gelada isolate Dixy chromosome 16, Tgel_1.0, whole genome shotgun sequence harbors:
- the LRRC3C gene encoding leucine-rich repeat-containing protein 3C, translating to MRVTSSSFASYSTPGLCQFMAMLPIAGHLLSLLLMIGTGGTVPSPLVPPRGCYVAKEAGEQTFRCSQAGLRTVPSGIPNNTRKLYLDANQLASVPAGAFQNLPVLEELDLSHNALAHLSGAAFQGLEGTLRHLDLSANQLASVPVEAFVGLQIQVNLSANPWHCDCALQEVLQQVRLAPGTGTGIVCGPGARPDLVGQEFLLLAGEEELCGAGWGGARRSTDVALLVTMGGWLTLVVAYLVRYVWQNRDETRRSLKRAPVLPMRSEDSSILSTVV from the exons ATGCGTGTGACCTCATCTTCCTTTGC ATCCTACTCCACTCCAGGACTATGCCAATTTATGGCCATGCTCCCAATAGCAGGTCACCTCCTGTCCCTCCTGCTGATGATAGGCACAGGGggtactgtgcccagccccctggTGCCTCCCCGGGGCTGCTATGTGGCAAAGGAAGCAGGTGAACAGACATTCCGCTGCAGCCAGGCAGGTCTGAGGACTGTGCCCTCTGGCATCCCCAACAACACCCGCAAGCTCTACCTCGATGCCAACCAGCTGGCATCTGTGCCTGCTGGTGCCTTCCAGAACCTGCCTGTCCTGGAGGAGCTGGATCTGTCCCATAATGCCCTTGCCCACCTCTCAGGGGCGGCTTTCCAGGGCCTGGAGGGCACGCTGCGCCACCTCGACCTCTCTGCCAACCAGCTGGCCTCGGTGCCCGTGGAGGCGTTTGTGGGACTACAGATCCAAGTGAACCTATCCGCCAACCCATGGCACTGCGACTGCGCCCTCCAGGAAGTGCTCCAGCAGGTGAGGCTGGCGCCAGGCACTGGGACAGGCATCGTGTGTGGCCCAGGAGCCCGACCGGACCTCGTGGGGCAGGAGTTCCTGCTGCTGGCAGGGGAGGAAGAGCTgtgtggggcagggtggggcggGGCCCGGAGGAGCACCGATGTGGCCCTGCTGGTCACCATGGGGGGCTGGCTGACACTCGTGGTGGCTTATCTGGTGCGTTATGTGTGGCAGAACCGAGATGAGACCCGGCGCTCCCTCAAGCGGGCCCCAGTGCTGCCCATGCGTTCTGAGGATTCCTCCATCCTCAGCACAGTGGTCTGA